The genomic region TAAAGAGGCGAATAGAACGCAGCCGAGATTCAAAACAGTGTATGCGAGTGTGATTGCTCTGGTGACGCAGTCTTAATATAATATATTTATATAAAATAAAAATAGAGATTGATCGCATCGGTAGCTTCAGGAGAGAGAGTATAGTATATTGATCTGAACAATGATTGAGACTATACTGGGGCAGAATCAATGCATCAACTATTGCAACGGGACAGCGCATAGATATAGTATGTTCACAATTAATTCATTAGATCGCTGACTGTGGTCGAAGTATTGCTCTTTATTGGGGTCGGCGTTGCAGTCTTTGTAGGATTTAATATTGGTGGGTCTTCAACAGGAGTTGCATTTGGTCCTGCAGTAGGTAGTGGACTTGTCTCAAAGCTCTTTGCAGCCGGATTGATGACAACATTTGCACTTATCGGTGCATGGACGGCTGGTCGAGAAGTAATCGAAACAATGGGCGGACAGATTGTTCCACGGAGTCAGTTCACGCTTGCAGCGAGTGTTGCTGTGTTATTCTTTGTCGGAATAGCACTACTCATTTCGAATACATTTGGGGTTCCCGCATCAACATCAATGACCGCCGTCGGCGCAATCGCTGGACTTGGCGTTGCCTCAGGAACGCTCAACGAAGCGGTGATGCTTGAGATTGTTTCATGGTGGATTGTTGCACCGGTGCTTGCATTTTGGATATGTGCAGTCGTTGGGCGATATCTCTATCCATATCTTGATGCGCGGCTCAAACTTAATCGCTCGCCAGGACCCCTTATTACTCTTGACCGCAGTGGGTCTATCCCATGGATTCGTCGAGGACCGAACACCTCGAATCGAGAGCTTGGCAGTGTTTGTTTAGTCATCATTATTGCATGCTATATGGCATATTCTGCAGGTGCATCAAATGCAGCAAATGCTGTTGCACCGCTTGTTGGGAATGGGTCAGTGTCGATGAATATCGGAATCATCCTAGCCACCGGAGCAATTGGATTCGGAGCATTTACGATTGCACGTCGAACGCTTGATACAGTTGGTAATGATCTCACCGAACTACCGATTTTAGCTGCGCTTGTTGTCGAAACTGTTTCTGCATCGGTTATCGCCATCCTTTCAATATTGGGTATTCCGGCGAGTCTGGCAGTCTCAGCGACAATGTGTATTGTTGGGCTTGGATGGGGTCGAGCAACGCGGACAGTCACAATTGGAGATGCAATCGGTGGAGAAAAGCCAGAGATGTCGGTAAACGCATTGACTGCTGAGACTGACACAAGCGTTCCAGACGTAGGTGAGGAATCATCTCAAGAACTCACTAATCAAACATTATTTGATCCTGGAACAACCGGTCGTGTGATTTTCTTTTGGCTTTTGACGCCATCAGTGTCAGCGGCTGCATCGTATGCATTATTCAGCTTCATGCCATTATGACATCCTTGCCCGCGGTAAACGGCGGGATTCTCTCGGTGATTAAAGATAGGACTCAGCACTCAGATAAGACTGCGTGTGGATTATGATTCAGTATCAGTTGGTTATATTATGAGTCCTCGCGATTTATTCTATATTACGAACACATACACAGGGTATATCATAGCTATTTAAATGTGGAATTTCTGTTATTTTTGAAGAGATATGTCTGAATATGAAAGATGATTATGAGATAGTACCCAAACTGATGAATCAGATATGAAAACAGAAGTGAGCATTTGTGTCAATACAATATTTTAAAATAGCTCAATCTCTATGTTGTCTGTTGATTACGGGCAAAAAATAAGAATAGCGCGTACAGTCATGTGTGTACCAGGCACGATCGTCTGATTTCACCCGTAGACGGTGGCATCATGACGAAATCAGCAAACAATAAACTCTAATGCTATGGCGCACATGTACTGTATTGATGGCAACCGTAGAATATCTGAATTACGAGAGTCTTAACGACAAGGGATGGGAGATGGATGACGAGGACCTTTTCGAGAAGGCTGCTGATTCCGATCTCGGCGATGAGGATTACGGATCACTTGAAGTAAAC from Haloquadratum walsbyi C23 harbors:
- a CDS encoding inorganic phosphate transporter, yielding MVEVLLFIGVGVAVFVGFNIGGSSTGVAFGPAVGSGLVSKLFAAGLMTTFALIGAWTAGREVIETMGGQIVPRSQFTLAASVAVLFFVGIALLISNTFGVPASTSMTAVGAIAGLGVASGTLNEAVMLEIVSWWIVAPVLAFWICAVVGRYLYPYLDARLKLNRSPGPLITLDRSGSIPWIRRGPNTSNRELGSVCLVIIIACYMAYSAGASNAANAVAPLVGNGSVSMNIGIILATGAIGFGAFTIARRTLDTVGNDLTELPILAALVVETVSASVIAILSILGIPASLAVSATMCIVGLGWGRATRTVTIGDAIGGEKPEMSVNALTAETDTSVPDVGEESSQELTNQTLFDPGTTGRVIFFWLLTPSVSAAASYALFSFMPL